One part of the Sphingobium yanoikuyae genome encodes these proteins:
- a CDS encoding AMP-binding protein: MSLTLQAVAPDRRTDMALTDERVSLDWLQLDDLLNRAANALNGLDLRERRVAVFAPNSAETVIAYVACLEAGISSVPVSFHLTPSEAAYILKDSGAVALLVGPETMEAGLAAAAEAGVGTVIGWRCPDREGIIHWEAWLAAASTAEPDPSVPPLPHLHYTSGTTGRPKATETPPQYFPRVATVQALAETVRARITPSPGIAVGPLYHTGPLGMARNVFGGMSLITVEHFDAERALALIEKYRVAGSVMVPTHFQRMLALPEEVRAKYDVSSIQRLAHTGAACPRAVKQAMIDWFGPVLVEAYGGTEAGSTTFITSPEWLERPGSVGRALAPFETVIYGDDGAVLGANEVGQVYFRDTSGHGIVYRGDPEKTAAAHIAPGIFTLGEMGYVDDAGYLFITDRVSDMIVSGGVNIYPAESEHVLLRHPKVADIAVVAAPNAEMGEEARALVIPRDPADPPSADELNAFCRASLAGYKCPRGYEMVDDIGRTIMGKVNKKALRQRFWPSDRTIGG, encoded by the coding sequence ATGTCACTCACCCTCCAGGCTGTCGCGCCCGACCGTCGCACCGACATGGCGCTGACCGACGAGCGTGTCTCGCTCGACTGGCTGCAACTGGATGACCTGCTCAATCGCGCCGCCAATGCCCTCAATGGCCTCGACCTGCGCGAACGGCGCGTCGCCGTCTTCGCGCCTAACAGCGCCGAAACCGTGATCGCCTATGTCGCCTGTCTGGAGGCCGGCATTTCCAGCGTCCCGGTCAGCTTCCACCTCACCCCGTCGGAGGCCGCCTATATTTTGAAGGACAGCGGCGCCGTCGCCCTGCTGGTCGGCCCGGAAACGATGGAGGCCGGCCTTGCCGCTGCGGCCGAGGCCGGTGTCGGCACCGTGATCGGCTGGCGCTGTCCCGATCGTGAAGGCATCATCCATTGGGAAGCGTGGCTCGCCGCCGCCTCGACCGCCGAGCCCGACCCCAGCGTGCCGCCGCTGCCCCATCTCCATTATACCTCCGGCACCACCGGCCGGCCCAAGGCGACCGAGACCCCGCCGCAATATTTCCCGCGCGTCGCCACAGTGCAGGCGCTGGCGGAAACCGTGCGCGCCCGCATCACGCCCTCGCCCGGCATCGCTGTCGGCCCGCTCTACCATACCGGCCCGCTCGGCATGGCCCGCAACGTCTTCGGCGGCATGAGCCTCATCACGGTCGAGCATTTCGACGCGGAAAGGGCGCTGGCCCTGATCGAGAAATATCGGGTCGCCGGCTCGGTCATGGTGCCCACCCATTTCCAGCGCATGCTCGCCCTGCCGGAAGAAGTGCGCGCGAAATATGACGTCTCCAGCATCCAGCGCCTCGCCCATACCGGCGCGGCCTGCCCCCGCGCCGTAAAGCAGGCGATGATCGACTGGTTCGGCCCGGTGCTGGTGGAGGCCTATGGCGGCACCGAAGCCGGCTCGACCACCTTCATCACCTCGCCAGAATGGCTGGAACGCCCTGGATCGGTCGGCCGCGCCTTGGCCCCGTTCGAAACCGTCATTTACGGAGACGATGGCGCGGTGCTGGGCGCCAACGAGGTCGGCCAGGTCTATTTCCGTGACACCAGCGGCCATGGCATCGTCTATCGCGGCGACCCGGAAAAGACCGCCGCCGCCCATATCGCGCCGGGCATCTTCACCCTGGGGGAGATGGGCTATGTCGATGATGCCGGCTATCTCTTCATCACCGATCGCGTGTCCGACATGATCGTATCGGGCGGCGTCAACATCTATCCAGCGGAATCCGAACATGTGCTGCTGCGCCATCCCAAGGTGGCCGACATCGCCGTGGTCGCCGCCCCCAATGCGGAAATGGGGGAGGAAGCCCGCGCGCTGGTGATCCCGCGCGATCCGGCCGATCCGCCGAGCGCCGACGAACTCAACGCCTTCTGCCGTGCCAGCCTGGCCGGCTATAAATGTCCGCGCGGCTACGAGATGGTCGATGACATCGGCCGCACCATCATGGGCAAGGTCAACAAGAAGGCGCTGCGCCAGCGTTTCTGGCCGTCCGACCGGACGATCGGGGGCTGA
- a CDS encoding PQQ-dependent dehydrogenase, methanol/ethanol family, producing the protein MRLASLTLPFLALLAACAPSGQARRDGTDWPGYGGIDENHYSPLKDINDHNVGRLGLAWYQDIEGGGSSLTAPIAVDGILYYASGYSVVHAVDAATGHELWTYDPQSWKVADKKMRGAWGSRGIAYDNGAVYVGTIDGRLIAINARTGHRLWSTQTIGKDDERYISGAPWVFNGKVLIGHGGADFAPIRGYVTAYDQKTGKQLWRFYTVPGDPKLGFENKAMAMAAKTWTGEWWKYGGGGTAWNAMAYDPKYNRIYIGVGNGSPWNQKIRSPGGGDNLFLCSIVALDADTGEYVWHYQTNPGETWDFNSAMDMELARLKIDGHERDVLMHAPKNGFFYVIDRATGKLISARNIVPVNWASGIDVKSGRPIENPAARYPGGKAAIVYPSPFGAHNIEAMSFNPGSGLVYIPTMDQGRVYIDPAEPLKGWKHLDGQRISVGTGAPPPGVTPDRPATSFLLAWNPVTQSEAWRIPMPGLRGGGGTATTAGNLLFQGNAGGKFVAYAAISGKPLWSFDAQTAVMAQPISYRARGKQYVTVIAGSRFPSAIGLPREWNYRTQQWRVLTFALDGKAALPRVDPVDMPVIDDPAFAVDPARAAIGATVFGQRCSICHGANAVSGGAAPDLLQSGVPLDTASMKDVLHNGILRERGMPRFQELTDDEIAGLQHYFRQRARQVLAAQSAGQPGAQTHRGLNEGQ; encoded by the coding sequence ATGCGTCTTGCGTCCCTCACTTTGCCGTTTCTCGCCTTGCTCGCCGCCTGTGCGCCCTCGGGCCAGGCCCGGCGCGACGGCACCGACTGGCCCGGCTATGGCGGCATCGATGAAAATCACTACAGCCCGCTGAAGGACATCAACGACCATAATGTCGGCCGGCTCGGCCTCGCCTGGTATCAGGATATCGAAGGCGGCGGCTCCAGCCTGACCGCACCGATCGCGGTCGACGGTATCCTCTATTATGCCTCGGGCTACAGCGTCGTCCACGCGGTCGACGCCGCCACCGGCCATGAACTATGGACCTATGATCCGCAAAGCTGGAAGGTTGCCGACAAGAAGATGCGCGGCGCCTGGGGCAGTCGCGGCATCGCCTATGACAATGGCGCCGTCTATGTCGGCACGATCGACGGCCGGCTGATCGCCATCAATGCCCGCACCGGGCACAGGCTCTGGTCGACCCAGACCATCGGCAAGGATGACGAACGCTATATCAGCGGCGCGCCCTGGGTGTTCAACGGCAAGGTCTTGATCGGCCATGGCGGCGCCGATTTCGCCCCGATCCGCGGCTATGTCACCGCCTATGACCAGAAGACCGGCAAGCAGCTCTGGCGCTTCTACACCGTGCCCGGCGACCCGAAGCTCGGCTTCGAGAACAAGGCGATGGCGATGGCCGCCAAGACCTGGACCGGCGAGTGGTGGAAATATGGCGGTGGCGGCACCGCCTGGAACGCCATGGCCTATGACCCCAAATATAACCGCATCTATATCGGCGTCGGCAATGGCTCGCCCTGGAACCAGAAGATCCGCAGTCCGGGCGGCGGCGACAATCTCTTCCTCTGCTCGATCGTCGCGCTCGACGCCGACACCGGCGAATATGTCTGGCACTATCAGACCAATCCGGGCGAAACCTGGGACTTCAACTCGGCGATGGACATGGAACTCGCCCGGCTGAAGATCGACGGGCACGAACGCGACGTGCTGATGCACGCGCCCAAGAACGGCTTCTTCTACGTCATCGACCGCGCCACCGGAAAGCTTATCTCCGCCCGCAACATCGTCCCGGTCAACTGGGCCAGCGGCATCGACGTCAAGAGTGGCCGACCAATCGAAAACCCCGCCGCCCGCTATCCCGGCGGCAAGGCGGCGATCGTCTACCCCTCGCCCTTTGGTGCCCATAATATCGAGGCGATGTCCTTCAATCCGGGCAGCGGCCTCGTCTATATCCCGACGATGGACCAGGGCCGCGTCTATATCGACCCGGCCGAACCGCTTAAGGGTTGGAAGCATCTGGACGGCCAGCGCATCAGCGTCGGCACCGGCGCGCCACCGCCCGGCGTCACGCCCGATCGTCCCGCCACCAGCTTCCTGCTCGCCTGGAACCCGGTGACGCAGAGCGAGGCCTGGCGCATTCCCATGCCCGGCCTGCGCGGCGGCGGCGGCACCGCGACCACGGCCGGCAATCTGCTGTTCCAGGGCAATGCCGGCGGCAAGTTCGTCGCCTATGCCGCCATCAGCGGCAAGCCGCTCTGGTCGTTCGACGCCCAGACGGCCGTGATGGCCCAGCCGATCAGCTATCGCGCGCGCGGCAAACAATATGTGACGGTGATCGCCGGCTCCCGCTTCCCCAGCGCGATCGGCCTGCCACGCGAATGGAATTACCGCACCCAGCAATGGCGCGTCCTGACCTTCGCCCTCGATGGCAAGGCGGCGCTGCCGAGGGTCGATCCCGTCGACATGCCGGTGATCGACGATCCCGCCTTCGCCGTCGATCCGGCCAGGGCCGCCATCGGCGCCACCGTCTTTGGCCAGCGCTGCTCCATCTGCCATGGCGCCAACGCCGTGTCGGGCGGCGCCGCGCCGGACCTGCTCCAGTCGGGCGTTCCGCTCGACACCGCCAGCATGAAGGATGTGCTGCACAACGGCATCCTGCGCGAACGAGGCATGCCGCGCTTCCAGGAACTGACCGACGACGAGATCGCCGGACTCCAGCATTATTTCCGCCAACGCGCCCGTCAGGTGCTGGCCGCGCAATCCGCCGGCCAGCCGGGCGCCCAAACGCACAGAGGCTTGAATGAAGGTCAATGA
- a CDS encoding acyl-CoA dehydrogenase family protein, whose translation MDFEYSDKVQALRAQLTDFMDAHVYPIEKERDHFHHDPAHLWQRWPGTETIKAKAKEAGLWNLFLPHEYGAWSPGLTNLEYAPLAELMGRVIGSSEYYNCSAPDTGNMEVLARYGTPEQQEKWLKPLLAGDIRSCYVMTEPGVASSDATNVETTIVADGDDYVINGRKWWISGALDPLTKVYILLGRTPNADRPRHQQHSQILIPADTPGIEIVRPLDVMNAVHSPGGHAEMVFKDVRVPRENLILGEGRGFEIAQGRLGPGRIHHCMRLIGQAQRALEYMARRVDSRVAFGRKLADQGSIRQDIALSFCEIEQARLLTLKAADAMDRHGNKVAKDLIAAIKIVAPRMTQTVADRAMQVFGGIGMASDFPPAAAFMNARYLRLADGPDEVHMAQLGKLKIAELNALPQR comes from the coding sequence ATGGATTTCGAATATTCCGACAAGGTGCAGGCGCTGCGGGCGCAGCTCACCGATTTCATGGACGCCCATGTCTATCCGATCGAGAAGGAACGGGATCATTTCCACCATGATCCCGCCCATCTGTGGCAGCGCTGGCCGGGCACCGAGACGATCAAGGCGAAGGCGAAGGAAGCGGGCCTGTGGAACCTGTTCCTGCCCCATGAATATGGGGCATGGAGCCCCGGCCTCACCAACCTCGAATATGCGCCGCTGGCCGAACTGATGGGCCGGGTGATCGGATCATCCGAATATTATAACTGCTCCGCCCCCGATACCGGCAATATGGAAGTGCTCGCCCGCTACGGCACGCCCGAACAGCAGGAAAAATGGCTCAAGCCCCTGCTCGCTGGCGATATCCGCTCCTGCTATGTCATGACCGAGCCGGGCGTCGCCTCGTCCGACGCCACCAATGTCGAGACGACGATCGTCGCCGATGGCGACGACTATGTCATCAACGGCCGCAAATGGTGGATTTCGGGCGCGCTCGATCCGCTGACCAAAGTCTATATCCTGCTCGGTCGCACCCCCAATGCGGACCGGCCGCGCCACCAGCAGCATTCGCAGATCCTGATCCCGGCCGACACGCCGGGAATAGAGATCGTCCGCCCGCTCGACGTGATGAACGCCGTCCACTCGCCCGGCGGCCATGCCGAAATGGTCTTCAAGGATGTGCGCGTGCCCAGGGAAAATCTGATCCTGGGCGAAGGACGCGGGTTCGAGATCGCCCAGGGCCGCCTGGGGCCAGGCCGCATCCATCATTGCATGCGCCTGATCGGCCAGGCCCAGCGCGCACTCGAATATATGGCCCGCCGCGTCGACAGCCGCGTCGCCTTCGGCCGCAAGCTCGCCGATCAGGGCAGCATCCGCCAGGATATCGCCTTGTCCTTCTGCGAGATCGAACAGGCCCGTCTGCTGACGCTCAAGGCCGCCGACGCGATGGACCGTCACGGCAACAAGGTCGCCAAGGATCTGATCGCCGCGATCAAGATCGTCGCCCCGCGCATGACCCAGACGGTCGCCGACCGGGCGATGCAGGTGTTCGGCGGCATCGGCATGGCCAGCGACTTTCCGCCTGCCGCCGCCTTCATGAATGCGCGCTACCTGCGCCTCGCCGACGGGCCGGACGAAGTCCACATGGCCCAGCTCGGCAAGCTCAAGATCGCCGAACTCAACGCATTGCCGCAACGCTGA
- a CDS encoding MFS transporter → MLMTSQERAPDGGDTQHLGTAWWMVAVLFGLYVLSWVDRLIVSMLVTPIKAHLLLSDVQVSMITSTSFAIFYAIFGLPLGWAADRYSRRWIIFGGVALWAVATTACGFAQSYEALLVGRIFVGVGEAALLPAAYSLIADAFPPRLLTRATSTFQMAGKVGSATAFALGGVAIAFAAAHSGIHIPFHGPAQPWQLVMMMVGVPGLLIALLVFTFPEPGRRGATRAARPVAEKGAIAVFVRQNWRLLALMLVGTSCLAMCGYSMTNWVPAYIERHFGWKPVQYGVALSLMNIVSAVSLVINGWIVDRLFTRGMTDAHLRFYSWLILGFLPVIAYMFFATNVYVFLVCYCVAQFITVPFMVYVSSIMGLIAPATIRARMLAFFLFVFTILGLGAGPAIVAALTQYVFRSEAALGQSLAVVVTVCSVVALLSFRMALRYLAPTIAARAVHAPAA, encoded by the coding sequence ATGCTGATGACCAGCCAGGAGAGAGCCCCGGACGGCGGCGACACCCAGCATCTGGGCACCGCCTGGTGGATGGTGGCCGTGCTGTTCGGCCTCTATGTCCTGTCCTGGGTCGACCGGCTGATCGTGTCGATGCTGGTCACGCCGATCAAGGCGCATCTGCTGCTCAGCGATGTCCAGGTCAGCATGATCACCTCGACTTCCTTCGCCATCTTCTACGCCATTTTCGGCCTGCCGCTCGGCTGGGCGGCGGACCGTTATTCGCGCCGCTGGATCATCTTCGGCGGCGTCGCGCTCTGGGCCGTCGCCACCACCGCCTGCGGCTTCGCGCAAAGCTATGAGGCGCTGCTGGTCGGCCGCATCTTCGTCGGCGTGGGGGAGGCGGCGCTGCTGCCCGCCGCCTATTCGCTGATTGCCGACGCCTTCCCGCCGCGCCTGCTGACCCGCGCCACCTCCACCTTCCAGATGGCGGGCAAGGTCGGCTCTGCCACCGCCTTCGCACTGGGCGGCGTCGCGATCGCCTTCGCCGCCGCGCATAGCGGCATCCATATTCCCTTCCATGGCCCGGCCCAGCCCTGGCAGCTGGTGATGATGATGGTCGGCGTGCCCGGCCTGCTCATTGCCCTGCTGGTCTTCACCTTCCCCGAACCGGGCCGCCGCGGCGCGACCAGGGCCGCGCGCCCGGTTGCGGAAAAGGGCGCGATCGCTGTCTTCGTGCGCCAGAACTGGCGGCTGCTGGCGCTGATGCTGGTCGGCACCTCCTGCCTCGCCATGTGCGGCTATTCGATGACCAACTGGGTGCCGGCCTATATCGAACGGCATTTCGGCTGGAAGCCGGTGCAATATGGCGTGGCGTTGAGCCTGATGAACATCGTTTCGGCCGTGTCGCTGGTAATCAACGGCTGGATCGTCGACCGCCTGTTCACGCGCGGCATGACGGATGCGCATCTGCGCTTCTACAGCTGGCTGATCCTCGGCTTCCTGCCGGTGATCGCCTATATGTTCTTCGCCACCAACGTCTATGTCTTCCTGGTCTGCTACTGCGTCGCGCAGTTCATCACCGTGCCCTTCATGGTCTATGTCTCCTCGATCATGGGGCTGATCGCGCCGGCGACGATCCGCGCGCGGATGCTGGCCTTCTTCCTGTTCGTCTTCACCATATTGGGCCTGGGCGCCGGCCCGGCGATCGTCGCCGCGCTCACCCAATATGTGTTCCGGTCGGAAGCCGCGCTGGGCCAGTCGCTGGCGGTGGTCGTCACCGTCTGCTCGGTCGTCGCCCTCCTCTCCTTCCGCATGGCCCTGCGCTACCTCGCCCCCACCATCGCCGCGCGTGCCGTCCACGCGCCGGCCGCCTGA
- a CDS encoding TetR/AcrR family transcriptional regulator: MVRLQLAKADDATRGSAAEQIKQVALRLFAEKGVDGVTVREIAAAAGQKNHGAVSYYFGSKEALVRALVMDGAMALERERNAALDGLEAQGGPRSIREVVEILVRPVLALPDSHYVQFIVIFAMTHRDMMLDAIDPAWNNAYGRCLDHLRGMMADLPVALQNQRFVFMGAYLSAVLSARQRALADESRAHPMWGSEASVEHFLQTLVALLEAPADLPVAMLRQLGQRGGAIPDRPGPVG, from the coding sequence ATGGTTAGACTTCAACTCGCCAAGGCCGATGATGCCACCCGCGGTTCTGCTGCCGAGCAGATCAAGCAGGTGGCGTTGCGCCTGTTCGCCGAAAAGGGCGTCGATGGCGTGACCGTGCGCGAGATTGCGGCGGCGGCGGGGCAGAAGAATCACGGTGCCGTCAGCTATTATTTCGGGTCGAAGGAGGCGCTGGTCCGGGCGCTGGTAATGGACGGCGCGATGGCGCTCGAACGGGAGCGCAATGCGGCGCTCGACGGGCTGGAGGCGCAGGGCGGGCCGCGCTCGATCCGCGAAGTGGTGGAGATATTGGTGCGGCCGGTGCTGGCGCTGCCCGATAGCCATTATGTCCAGTTCATCGTCATCTTTGCCATGACCCATCGCGACATGATGCTGGATGCGATCGATCCGGCCTGGAACAATGCCTATGGCCGGTGCCTCGATCATCTGCGGGGCATGATGGCGGACCTGCCGGTGGCGTTGCAGAACCAGCGCTTCGTGTTCATGGGCGCTTACCTCAGCGCCGTGTTGTCGGCACGGCAGCGCGCGCTGGCAGACGAGAGCCGGGCGCATCCGATGTGGGGCAGCGAGGCGAGTGTCGAGCATTTCCTGCAGACGCTGGTGGCGTTGCTGGAAGCGCCGGCGGACCTGCCGGTGGCGATGCTCAGGCAATTGGGACAACGCGGCGGCGCTATTCCGGATCGACCCGGCCCTGTCGGTTGA
- a CDS encoding SDR family NAD(P)-dependent oxidoreductase — MGNELDFTGKTVLVVGGSSGIGNGMAQAFLKRGARVHVWGTRASAADYAGEEGSDLDNIGYTQVDVSDPAAIAAAPAPFDTLDILIHSQGAVLYRRQEFEVDGWNKVMAVNLDSILHISNRFKDALAATKGAVIVVSSIGGFKATFGNPAYAASKAGAVNLVRALAIAWAGEGIRVNGIAPSLVDTKMTKVTMDNDERRDRALSRIPLGRFGSVDEMAGVALFLASPLSTYICGQTLIVDGGLTLT, encoded by the coding sequence TTGGGCAATGAACTGGACTTCACCGGAAAGACGGTGCTGGTGGTCGGCGGATCGAGCGGCATCGGCAATGGCATGGCCCAGGCCTTCCTGAAGCGCGGCGCCCGCGTCCATGTCTGGGGCACACGCGCCAGCGCCGCCGACTATGCCGGCGAGGAAGGCTCGGACCTCGACAATATCGGCTATACCCAGGTCGATGTCAGCGATCCCGCCGCGATCGCCGCCGCGCCGGCCCCCTTCGATACGCTGGACATCCTCATCCATTCGCAGGGCGCCGTCCTCTATCGCCGCCAGGAGTTCGAGGTCGACGGCTGGAACAAGGTGATGGCGGTCAATCTCGACTCCATCCTCCACATCTCCAACCGCTTCAAGGATGCGCTCGCCGCCACGAAGGGCGCCGTCATCGTTGTCAGCTCGATCGGCGGGTTCAAGGCGACCTTCGGCAACCCCGCCTATGCCGCGTCCAAGGCCGGCGCCGTCAATCTGGTCCGCGCGCTCGCCATCGCCTGGGCTGGCGAGGGCATCCGCGTCAACGGCATCGCCCCCAGCCTGGTCGATACCAAGATGACCAAGGTGACGATGGACAATGACGAGCGGCGAGACCGCGCGCTGTCGCGCATCCCGCTCGGCCGCTTCGGGTCGGTGGACGAGATGGCCGGCGTCGCCCTGTTCCTCGCCTCCCCCCTCTCCACCTACATCTGCGGGCAGACGCTGATCGTGGACGGCGGCCTCACGCTGACCTGA
- a CDS encoding phosphotransferase family protein — MESAVDIESLATWMTDQGLGAGPIDNVTPLAGGTQNILLRLTRDGRDYIFRRPPAHPRPNSNETMRREARLLRAIAGTNVPHPALIADCGDESVLGVAFYLMEPVDGFNPVGQLPMPHAGSPAMRHAMGLALVDGIAALGALDHQALGLADFGRPDNFLGRQVDRWRSQLAGYGEFADWTGPQALPSVDAIAAWLERHRPADFTPGIMHGDYHLANVMYRPDSGDLAAIIDWELATIGDPLLDLGWVLATWPDGSGASTVSVTPWEGFPAPAELVARYGAGSARDLSAVDWYHVLACYKLGILLEGTHARACAGKAPRDTGDRLHSRAIHLFDRAQALIR, encoded by the coding sequence GTGGAATCAGCGGTCGACATCGAGTCGCTGGCGACGTGGATGACGGATCAGGGGCTTGGCGCCGGTCCGATCGACAACGTGACGCCGCTTGCCGGGGGGACGCAGAATATCCTGCTGCGCCTGACCCGCGACGGCCGCGATTATATCTTCCGTCGCCCGCCGGCGCATCCCCGCCCCAACAGCAATGAAACGATGCGGCGCGAGGCCCGGCTGCTGCGCGCCATCGCCGGCACCAATGTCCCCCATCCCGCGCTGATCGCCGATTGCGGCGACGAAAGCGTGCTGGGCGTCGCCTTCTACCTGATGGAGCCGGTCGATGGCTTCAATCCGGTCGGCCAGCTGCCCATGCCCCATGCCGGGTCGCCGGCGATGCGCCATGCCATGGGCCTGGCGCTGGTCGACGGCATCGCCGCATTGGGCGCGCTCGATCATCAGGCGCTGGGCCTGGCCGATTTCGGCCGGCCCGACAATTTCCTCGGCCGCCAGGTCGATCGCTGGCGCAGCCAACTGGCCGGCTATGGCGAATTTGCCGACTGGACCGGGCCGCAGGCGCTGCCCTCGGTCGACGCCATCGCCGCCTGGCTGGAACGGCACCGCCCGGCCGATTTTACCCCCGGCATCATGCATGGCGACTATCATCTCGCCAATGTCATGTACCGCCCCGACAGCGGCGATCTTGCCGCGATCATCGACTGGGAACTGGCAACGATCGGTGATCCGCTGCTGGACCTGGGCTGGGTGCTCGCCACCTGGCCCGACGGCAGCGGCGCCAGCACCGTGTCGGTCACGCCGTGGGAGGGTTTCCCGGCGCCCGCCGAACTGGTCGCGCGCTATGGCGCCGGCTCCGCGCGCGATCTGTCGGCGGTGGACTGGTATCATGTCCTCGCCTGCTACAAGCTCGGCATCCTGCTGGAGGGCACCCATGCCCGCGCCTGTGCCGGCAAGGCCCCACGCGACACCGGCGACCGGCTCCACAGCCGCGCCATCCACCTTTTCGACCGCGCCCAGGCGCTGATCCGCTGA